The following proteins come from a genomic window of Sesamum indicum cultivar Zhongzhi No. 13 linkage group LG10, S_indicum_v1.0, whole genome shotgun sequence:
- the LOC105171474 gene encoding beta-D-glucosyl crocetin beta-1,6-glucosyltransferase-like, producing MENEQPKFSILMFPWLAHSHVFPFLGLAKTLSKRSFHIYFCSSAINLDSIRNNMATYLPIATASIDLIELRLPSLPELPSQFHTTKNLPPNLLPILLQAFQMSSSSFSEVLNALRPDLLIYDFFQPWAAKLALSQGIPSVYFATTGAAPFSFFYHLYTYGTTTTFPYQEIYLLEHEKVDLRAPVEPKVKDADEDFAFGNFKLSSNIVLVKSLRGVEGKYIDYLSALCQKKVVPTGPIVQEPNDEDEGCWEILQWLSRKERFSTVFICFGSEHFLSKEQILEIAKGLELCESNFIWATRFPVEEETLCIEDAFPSGFLDRVKERGLVLRKWAPQAKILSCPSIGGFVSHCGWSSIMESMYFGIPVIAMPIKFDQPINARLVVEASAGVEVGRDENGLFSAKAVAEAINKVIMETNEGGLRNGARKLSQKMKNEEEQAENEAAQELLWLCKKSKQ from the coding sequence ATGGAGAATGAACAACCTAAATTCAGCATTCTAATGTTTCCATGGTTAGCACACTCACATGTATTCCCCTTTCTTGGACTAGCCAAAACACTCTCTAAGAGAAGTTTCCACATATACTTCTGTTCTTCTGCTATCAATCTTGATTCAATCAGAAACAACATGGCAACATACTTACCTATTGCTACAGCCTCAATAGATCTGATCGAGCTCCGATTACCATCATTGCCTGAACTTCCTTCACAGTTCCACACAACCAAGAATTTACCACCCAATCTTTTGCCAATCCTTTTGCAGGCCTTCCAGATGTCAAGTTCTAGCTTTTCTGAAGTCTTGAATGCTTTAAGGCCTGATCTACTGATATATGATTTCTTCCAACCATGGGCGGCAAAGCTAGCTTTATCTCAAGGTATACCATCTGTTTACTTTGCAACTACAGGAGCAGcccctttttcatttttctatcATTTATACACATATGGGACCACCACTACTTTCCCTTATCAAGAAATATATCTTCTGGAACATGAAAAAGTTGATCTACGTGCTCCCGTTGAACCAAAAGTAAAAGATGCCGATGAAGATTTTGCATTTGGAAACTTCAAATTGTCTTCTAATATTGTTTTAGTTAAGAGCTTAAGAGGGGTTGAAGGGAAGTATATTGATTATCTTTCTGCACTATGCCAGAAGAAAGTAGTGCCCACAGGTCCAATAGTTCAAGAACCTAATGACGAAGATGAGGGGTGTTGGGAGATCTTGCAGTGGCTAAGTAGAAAGGAAAGATTTTCAACTGTTTTCATTTGCTTTGGCAGTGAGCACTTCTTGTCCAAGGAGCAGATTCTAGAGATAGCAAAGGGGTTGGAACTATGTGAAAGTAACTTCATATGGGCCACCCGATTTCCTGTTGAGGAAGAGACCCTGTGCATTGAAGATGCATTTCCATCAGGATTTCTTGACAGGGTAAAAGAAAGAGGCCTTGTTTTACGAAAATGGGCACCACAAgctaaaattttatcatgtcCAAGTATTGGTGGTTTTGTGAGTCATTGTGGGTGGAGTTCTATCATGGAAAGCATGTACTTTGGCATCCCGGTAATTGCCATGCCTATCAAATTTGATCAACCGATAAATGCCAGACTTGTGGTGGAGGCTAGTGCTGGAGTGGAGGTTGGAAGGGATGAAAATGGACTCTTTTCTGCAAAAGCGGTAGCTGAAGCAATAAACAAGGTCATTATGGAGACGAATGAAGGTGGTCTAAGGAATGGAGCTAGAAAGTTGagtcaaaaaatgaaaaatgaagaggaaCAAGCCGAAAATGAAGCAGCACAAGAGTTATTGTGGCTTTGCAAGAAGAGTAAGCAGTAA